In Scylla paramamosain isolate STU-SP2022 chromosome 8, ASM3559412v1, whole genome shotgun sequence, the sequence GTTTTGGACTTTCATTAGTGATCATGAAAATGTAAGAGTAGTAATAACTGTACTATAATACTTTTCACTTTTAACATAATGATACATTCATCTAATACCATCCATGGGCCATTGGCAATAATATGCTTACTGAAGTACAAGAAAGGCCTGGATTATGGACACTCACTGATAAGATTGTATACCAAAAGAATAAGGTGAAGAGAAACCCTGTTTTACATTACCAGTATCTTAgccaaatgtgtgtgttttggcaaCCCTTCCCCTTCACATGGGATGTCAGgcagttgtataaatatttttttctcggtAAATTTAAAGTAAAAGTAGGAACAGTTGGGCTTTACTAATTAATAGTTAATTGTATAGATTCAAATAAGTTCAAGTGGAGCCCAAGTGTGCGCATATTTCTTTAAAACTCATTAAATGCCCTATAATTTATATACCAATCTGACAAGGGACAAGATTTTCATAGACATGTTGGCTTcaataaatattaagaaaattttATCTTCATGTTATGAAATACTTAAGATTATTTAAAATCAGTGTTCTTGTTTCTAATTGTTATGTGCAGAGGGCTATATGAAGTGTCACACTGTCCTCCAAGTTTTGTTTGGCAGCATCTACACTAACATGTCTTATTAAAACAGGACTACTCTTCAAATCATCATTACATATATACttaatttaattaataataTGAAGATGTATCTCTTTGGTATGTCATAGTGCTGTAATATATATTTCCAATGTTCAGTTGAAAGTTTTAACATATAATTTGCCCTTTTGTTAAATTTTGGTAAAAGACAATGCCAacttatggaaaataaaaaaaaatattaaagacttGTTAGTGAGATTAAGCAAACATGAGACATGAACCTTCATTTGATAGTGATGTCATTAAGTGATGTTTAGCTGTTGAAACAGCTTAACCTTgttattatataattattatattaacTCATCAATTTTTAATGAACCATGTAAATAAgagcagataaataaatgtctGCTAGGCATCTTGTCTTGGGCACTTGGTGGCAGTTGGTAAGGCTATGATGAGACATTCATAACTGCATTTCTTAATAAATTTATATAATTACATCTTGATTATAATACTATATTGTAAAATGCTATAGGATTAAACAGTTCAAAGAAttcacacatatacacactgaAAGTCATCACTGCAACCATCAGTCCACCAGTGAATGTCTCTACAGTAGAAACTTGCCAGGGTTAACCACTGGGTAAAACTTTGACAACTGTGACAACACTTCATGTGACTGATAATATAGTAGTGTATGTGAAACTCAATCTTTCAGATATTATACTGGGTGTAAGAACATGATCTCTagtgaaacaggaagagaggagaaccTCAAGATTAGAACATGCAAGGAAGGAATACAAGGATAGATATGTGTGTTAATGGGAGTTTTATATTAGTAGAGAGgacatgtaaacacacacacacagagagagagagagagagagagagagagagagagagagagagagagagagagagagagagagagagagagagagagagagagagagagagagagagagagagagaaactgtttaTAGCTCTAAAGGAGCTTGAATCATATCAAGACCAAGCACACACCAGGAAACATTATTTGGAAACAATGTTTTCAAACTGCTTCTCAAATGTTTTCCAAATACTTGCAAGCATTTGAGAGACAGTTTtcatggatggatagatgagtgGACAGATGagtgaatagatggatggatgaaaacATGGTTTCCAAACTTTTCTAAATATTTCTCAAatagtggatagatggatggatgaaaacATGGTTTCCAAACTTTTCTAAATATTTCTCAAATATTTTCCAAGTGTTTGCAAACAGTTTTCAAAAGTGAGGGAAATGTACTTCTTAAGGAGTAACACCTTTTTTTATGATCAAGTAATATTCATGAATTCATAACTAAAGTTGAGAGAGAATGGATATGGAAAAATGACAACACAAACTAAACTTAAATCCAGTACACTACATTCATCTAAATACAACTATGCAAACACACCAagatacacatatacacactcaAAGCTACAACTGCTGTCTTGTCAGCTactgtgttttggtatgttttcaatttattctgtttatctaaTATCTATCCCATGGTGTATTAAAACAATGATGCAGGACAGTAAGCAGTAAATCTCAATATTACTAATATAAGTAAATCAATATTAGTAAAGTAAATGTTAATTACTGAGCTTTTGATataatgaaaattatgaaaaagctATAAAACCAATTTATTCAGTTTTTGACAAGTTAGGTGCAGAAAACCAGAACACCAAGACTCTACATAGGGACAGGGTAGATGAAATGTTGCTACAAAAGGGGAGGGCAATAACCACACAAACTGTTCTACAGGGAACGGTCAGGTTCTAAGTAGCTGATGTTCATGAAGAATTCATGAACTGAAAATTTGAATAATTACCTAAACTGCATGCATCATCATGAAAAGTGAAGGTGCCCAGTTTCTCCCACTCTCTATTTTTATCATCCTTGAGTGAGAGATTATTCTTGATGGTGACACCATTATTTAAATTACCATTTTCAAGTAGGTTGGGTTGTGATTTGCTCACCGACTGGTAAGCATAAACAGGATTGTCAAAGTGGTGTTGGTCTGAAAAGAAAGATCAAACATCAATGTTATCAGTGTTCCTAGTTCATAATAATGCAGATTTAAATACCAAATAGTAGTTTTGATAAGATAATAGAAAAGGCTACACATGCATTACCTAACTATGTAACTTTCTAAACATGAGACATATGCATGTATTTACATATttaaattttattaaaatttaaaTAAGAATTTTTGATAAACAAAATGCTGAAGTGCCCTTAAAGTTCACAATGCTCTGTGTATCAGATGTTTACAAATTTACAGTTTAACATATTGAGTTTGAAAAAGTTTACATTATCATTTCTGTCTTGAGTGTCGGATTATTGTTACTGATGTGTAAGAGCAGTATTTGCAAACAACAGAGCACTCAGATTCTGGTCCTGATATTGGAAGGTTTGCTTACTGCAAAGAGAAACACttagtttgttttgttctttgtcAAGTAAAATATCCAGGGAGAAGGGTTTGTAAGACTTGGCCCTCATCCTTTCTGGTCAGTCTGCCTAGTGCCTTTATCCTTTTTGTTACCTTAAATAAGGAGGGTGTGGAAGAGTTTTACAGCAAAATTTGAATAGAACTAAGCAGCTCTTGATGAGCTGGAGCATTATTGTAGCTTGATCaacactcttatttttttccaaaatgcTTTTGAATTTCCAGTGACTGTCATTCCTTCTAGAAACTCAAATTGAATGATTCCTTTCAACTCCCAGAAAATTGTGGCTATAGCATTCTGAGCTACAGGCAGGCCCTGTCTGAAGTATGTATACTgtatctgtctaatcttttaaagcccCCTAATGACTCGACCTGACTACTAAATCTATTCAATTCATCTGTTTGAGAACTAATAGTAGTACAGTGATGATGTGATCTCTTGAACACTAGAACTGTCAACTGGTACATGTGTTTCCTATTATCACCCTGCCACCCACACTAATCAAATAACCCAAGGTACAGGCAACATGCCATGCTCATCCTCATTAGCTTTGGTATTTCTCTTTCTAATGTTGTGTGCGAATTTTCATTATAATGGTTTCTTAgataaagagatgaagggagatcCCCACAGTTGGTCTACCTGTGTGCAGTTAATGCAAATGAATGAGTTAAGTGATCTTGGAAATTTTTGGGTTAGTGGTATGGTTCATTGAAATGTCAGAAAAACCTGGTGTGTAAGTTGAAAGGCCAATGTTGTCCCTCCAGAACATTTATGAATAAGCAGCATTAACTGTTAAATTGATTGTAATAATACAACCCATCTCTACCCAAAAATAAGACACTAATGAACTCAAAATCAAACTGTTTTCCTGTGTAATGGAGATAACAGATTTATCTACTTTATACCTACTCCACCCATCTCATGTCTTTCCTTCCATGCTTTACATGCTTGTACATAACTGAACTAGATACTTAGATTAATGTTCTTTCTCAATTTTTCTTAAACTCAGAACCTTTCAGTTGTGGGCTGAGTGTGCTGACCAGAAAGTTACATTACTAGGCTACTTCTTACTTGATATAGATACAAACTTTTGGTTACTTGTATTTCTTTCCAGAGATTAAAACATCTTCACTCCTAACAATCCTGAACATGAAACTATTTAATAACACaatattttgtctttcatcCACTCTTGTAAAAAAGTGCAGTTGGATCGGTTACAGTAACTGAATACATGTTTATGagtaagaaaatggaaggaaatactGATGTACAGTACTGGAGATAATAACAAGAGTCATGCCCATTATCAAGTAAACCATTATACTAGTGCCTTTGCTAAGAGCAGATAAGAGTTCCCATGTAACTTACAAATCACAAATTAGTATGGCTACCACACCATTTCTGTTTCTCAAGACAAACATTCATGTGATGCACAGGCTGATGAGCTACGTATTGTTTGATGCATTACAAACTGACATGCTTCATGAGGATAACACTTAACTAAAGCACAGTACTATAAATCTATGCTTTTGTATACTGATCTAAATTACATttcataaaaaaatggaaacattcaAATAGGTATATTCTATTCTATAAGTAGAATTAACTAATATGGCCAAACAATAGATTAGAACTGCCAATCTGCAAACCATCTgttcttaaatattttcttttattgaaaACTAAAAGCAATTTTAAGATTGATAAATTGCAGTACCTGCTATTGAACTCCACCTTTTTGCTACAGGTTGTCCTTAAAGTAAAGTAAGATGTAAATAGTTAGTGGTGATTGACTAATggtacatataaaaaaatagcatgtcCCACACATGACAAGTAAGAGGTTACAAATTTTTGGAATATATGAAATTTTCCTGAGCATCAAGCTTTGTTttatttgaaaaagaaaaaggaaaagccaAAAACTATAACTTCAGATGCCATAGGGTTAGTTCTACTCTGTAAAGCTTAAAAACCAATTTTTTGGTACATCGAGGGAAAATAATGCAAAGGGGAGATACAACACTGTGTGCAGCTAATGTCTGTACCACAATGTTGAGTAACCATCAAAAGAAGGTTAAATATAAAGTGGGGGAATCTCACCAGACTTTTGTGAAAGCTTAGTAGAAGAAGAACGTAGCTTTGCACTGTCTCGGTTCTCAGAAGGCCTGGGACGTTCTAAAGTGAGTAAACATGCAAAGCAAAAGTTAGAGTGAAAATATATCACTGGAAAGTTATAAATGAAAGTGGACTAAAGTTAATGTGAAAAGCAATTTCTTGAAATGCTGACATGGAGGTACAAACTTGAAAAGGGAAGCTGTATTATGAAAATTCAAGCTTTCATTCAAGAAATTATCATTACAAAACGTTTCCTTTGTATTGATTGTTATACAATACAATTGATTGTTATATATACTTTTACATATTTGTAAGAAAACAGTTCCTAACTTTGTCTTTATTAATCTCCCTGTATATTAAACTGTTACTCCATGTCAACAAACTGTTAAACCTATCACAAACTTTtacaaaaacacattttatcATCATTGGGATCCTTAAGATCTGTGCAGATGCCTGAAAATTCTGGTTAATGGCCAGAACTGTGGGCTGAGGAGAGCAGCAAtattatatatttccttttctgcAAAAATTATCTCATCTTAGTGTGCTGTATTTTTCATATGATTGAACTAAAACCAAAATAGGAATTTTCCAATAGTgtggtatttttcatgcataacAAAACTTTAATATGGTTTGAATTTCATCTGTGCCTTGCATACTGTAACTGATCTCACACATTCTTTGTTCTCCCGAAGGTAGATTACCCTCTGGCATGACCTTgaaaaggtgagggaaggtgctTTACAAAGGGAAATGAAGCTGTGCTGGTGGATAGAAACCAGTTTGCTTGAAAGGTGTAGGATGAAGGGTAAAGTCTGTGAAATAGCTGCAAATGTTTTAGGCAAGGTAGGAAGCAGCTAGGTTCTCTGAGGCAAGATGGCACTTAGTATGTGAGGTAGCATGTCTAGCCTTCCTACAGATGAGACTTCATAAGTGAATATTGTGGAGGATAATCATTATGCAAAAATTGTCTATAGTGTCTATGAACATTTTTGTGCAAACTAAAAATAAGCAAAGCTTAAGGtatcccattattattattatcaatttttGTTAAAAGCATTAATACAACTGATGCTTTTCTATAAGCGGGCATGGTTTATAAAATGTTTTCTTCATGGTGTGGTTCTTACCTGTAGCTGCTGGATCAGCAATGTACTGCACCACCGCTAACTCACGCTTCAGACGCACCAGTCGCCGCCTGAAACACCATATGATTCTGTTCCACAAAGAACTCAGAAAGACTTTCAACTACCATTACTGGCCTAATTTTAACTATGATGTaactaatttaattttctttttatatagtAATATCATCATTTACATCATTTGTAAGATGTAATTTGTAAGATGTAATACATACCTGTAGTAGATGATGATAGCAATTACAACAGTGATTAGGATGATAGAGACAACACCCACAATGAGTCCAGCATTGTTAGATGTTGACTGCCTAGGCAGGACGGGGTCTTTGTCTTTGAATATTGGGCTAGTGATGGGGATGTCACACATGTCTCCTGATGAAGAAAAGAGCCCATAGTTGTCAGTCAGTAATTCCACTCTGTCTTCTTCCAAACAATAGCCCTAATCATATAAGCTATGTGATGTGTATATCAATCCCAATAACCTTCATATTCCATTCTGGCTCAGGTCATCATCATAAAATGCAGATTCCACGTTAATATGGGTCAACCTTCTTTTCACCTGATGAAAGTTTACAGTCACACAGTCAATTGGAACTTATCTTTCTAAATTCCATCAGGAGTTCATCCTAAGGTTTCTTTGGTTTATGTATTGACTATTATTCTACATATTTaacacattaatttttctttttgtttttgttgttccaCTGATATTctcatttccatattttctttctaattccTCACTTGCATGGTAATTTTTCACAGTCGCATTGCACACAAAGTCACTGCTGTGAATGTGGGCAACAACAGACTGTAGGTAACCATATGTTAAATCTAGTAAGAATTAAGCAGTTCCTGCAGAGATACCACATTGTAAATCTGATCTTTGTATTATTTCTGAATTGGGCAGGGCAAACCATGTGTTATGAACCTTAATTTAATATGAACTTTAATTTAATACTTTCAAACTCAATTTCCTCACCTATCTGCTTGATAAAACCTTCCAGACACCTATCCCTCTTCTGCAATGGCACTCAACTTTTCTCTTCTGTACACAACATGAATTGGACATCTCTTTTCATAAATCTCTATTGGAAATCTTGTATCTCACCATTTGCTAAAACAGCATATTGTCTCTGCTAAATTTTGTTCTCAGATCCTGACAGGGACACTTTCTATCTTGTATGGAGTATAGCACCCCAAACATGGAGGTTCTGGTCTTATAGCATTAGCACTCTTCCCAGTGGAGGACTCATATATAGCTGTTTTGAAACTGGGACTACATATGTGTTGATGCATCACTGTATATATGTTCACCCTCCTTTGACTACATGATTCACTTGGTATATATGTAGACACTTTCCTTTTGATGTATAATCTATGCAAATTATGTGCCAGACAGATAATAAATGAACATGAAGATAACAGTATACAGTATGACAATAAAGAACTTTCAAAAGAAAGCAGGGCACACAGAAAACTAGAACAGAAGAGGTAAAGAAGGTTTGTTTTTGTGGCTTAGGAAAGACAGGCATCCAAAAGAAATGAGTGGAGAATGTTGGAAAAataggatggtgatgatgatgcttcaACACTCACCTTCAAATCCATAGCGGCACTTACAACCTTGGACAGGATGGCAAATAGAGTTTTCTGTACTGCAGTTGCAAACATTGAAGCATTGACGACCAAAAGAACCTTCAGGGCAGGCTGAAATTCCAAGTTTTTACATGAAATCACAAAAATGACTGAGGGAATTATTGAACTAAGCAAAACAGTAttacatattttaattaattaatgtagatatataattttttgataaaattttttttcatggattaGGATACTTCTGTGTAAAATTATGTACAGAATCAATATTATTGATATGGTATAGTACTGATGAAGTGGCAAAGTGCTTAGCATGCTTAGTTAACATCTCAGAGGTCTACCAGATCTTTATTTTAACTATGATGTCTCTTCTCTGTACAAGACAGCTATGGCAGTTAAGTCACCCCCTAACTCCTGTCCATACATTTCATATTTCCAAATTTCCTTTTCTAATTTCTGTCAAATGTTGCGGTACTCTGCTTCACTAATCTTGATTGCTGGCATGCATcttacttgtttacttgtttaattTGGTCAtgtaaaatggagagaaaaaaaaaaaaaaaaaaaaaaaaaaaaaaaaaaaaaaaaagtaaattccaGTTTTAGGGTAATGGGATTTTCAAAGATCTATATATGGAAAACATGATTTTCAATAAAGATCAATGAATTACACTCACTTTGAGTGCATCCAAATCCCATCCATCCTGGCTTGCATTCACAGAAGCCATCACTTCCTCGACAAGATGCATGATTACGACAGTGACAGGTCTGAAGGCAGTTATAACCAAAACTTCCTGGAGGACAAGGCTGAGAACAGTCTGTTCCTCTCCAGCCTGGCAAACACAGACATTGACCTAAGGGAAAAGAGAACCAGTTTAATTGTGCAATAGTTAAAACTATTTCCAGACATTTCATCAATACTTAACAATATTCTAATTATGCTCTACACAATGTACAATACACTCACCTGTTTCATGATTGCATCCCGCCCCATTGCGACACTTGCAAGTATTAGCACAGCCAATTCCCCAGGTACCTGGTGCACATGTGCGGTCACAGCGAGGACCGTGCCATCCAGCCTTGCACACACAGGTCCCTAGCTGGGGGTGACATGTTCCATTTCCATGCACACAAGAAGGACAGTCCTGATTACAATTTACTCCATATTTTCCTGGCCGACAGGGAGTATTACAGTCGGCTCCATGCCATCCACGCTCACATACACATTTCCCTGTCTGAAGGTTGCAGGATCCATTGTTCTTGCAGTCGCATTTCTTTAAACATGATTCTCCATAGAGGCCACGAGGGCAGTGTGACTGACAACTGACACCTGAAGAGTAAAATATAAGGTATTAAGACATATAAATTCAGTATCAGCTAAAGGAAAAATTCAAATTATAAATACTATATCTCGATGGTAAGAAAGTACTGTATGTAAATCTAAAACCTCCTTTAAAAAGTAGGCAGACAGTCAATAATCAGGATGTCCTGATATGAAATTTTTTGTACATTTGATAATCCAAGCATTAAGAAATTTGAAAATTGACAAATCAGCATTGTGTAAGAAAATTGTTGTCCTACATTAAAATATCTTTCAAAGTAAATAtggtggtagatgaatgaaatagcattactagagtcaatagggagctttaacagattatacaaatttatggataaggatgataatTGGAAACAGGTGTGCATGCTTTATGCTGTACATGTGCAGGCTTGATAgcttttgcagcttcccttgttttgttatgttctcatgttcagTATGATGGCTGGGCATAAGACACCAGAAAAATTTTGCTGCCCTTTAATAGCAAACTTTGTTTTGGTTACTCAAGTTGTGTGACAGTACACTGGCataatcttttgttttatttttaaagaaacaataaaaagaaaatgatcttaattataattttcttgcTTATGCTGTATATTGGGAATTCCTCCAGGAGTAATATTTTCAAGCCTTTTCAGTGAGCAATGTCCTGCATATATTTGTTTGTCACTGCAACAACCTTCATCCAGCTTAAGTGATGAGAGTATTGAATATGTGTACAGGTTCCCctcaaaaaaattatattcccAAATGGGTGTTTTCTGCTGATCAGAAAGCTTAGATGGAATTGCTTTACAGGGCAGTACACAGATTATTAAGGTACTAAAAAGTTATGACTCGTTGCTAACAAAATAGTGTTATTTTAAGACAGTAAatgtttttaaattttttttagaaaaattACTCATGATCTGCTCAAGAAATATCAGAAAGGAGTTAATAATATTACAAGTTGAAAAGCTTCATCCACTTAGAATTTAATTCTGGCAGAAACAATCCCATTAAACCTATAAAAACATTACCTCTAAAGCCAGGCTTGCATATACACCTGCCAGTTTCAGCATCACAGCCTTCCACATGAGGCCCAACACAGGCACAGACATTCACACAAGCCATTCCATGATGTCCTTGTCTACaagttttttcacatttctctcCATAATGTCCAGGGCCACAGGTACACTCTCCTGTCACGGGATCACATGATCCATTGTTGAGACAGTCGCATGTTTTAGAACAATTCTCTCCATAACTTCCAAGTGGACAAGTGAGAGAGCACTGTTGTCCTTCCCATCCTGTAATTTCAATATTCATATAAATATTTGTTGTGGCATAATGATGATCAAAAATATTTTGATACTAAGAGGAGTAgtttaataataaatatttatcATGAATCAATAGTATAGCAAATTTTATGCCTCCTTACACATTTGTTTCCTTCAGTAAGAAAGTAAGACTAAAAATTCTTCTCTAAAAATAAGGGGAATAACAAATATGcagctacaactactactatatacAAAAGAGTTAGACTTATTATATCACCCTTAATTCCCTAAGAGATGTGACAACTGATaggtataaaaataattaaaagatgaAGGGATGGTAACTTCTCCAAGAACTCTATCTCTTGCAAAGTGGACAAATTCATATAGgataattttcttcacttttttcaatTATTCATGTTTCTACTTACCTGGTTTGCAGAAACACTTTCCTGACTCATGTGAACAGCCATATGAATTATCACACCGACAGTCAAGCTCACATTTTTGTCCGTATTTAAACTTTGGACAGTGTTCATCACATAGTGCCCCATGGTAGCCTgttaaatggaaaagagagagagaaatcatatGAGCTTTAATGCTTCATAATTTTTCAGTAACAATATCACATTATATGatttaaaatgagagagagagagagagagagagagagagagagagagagagagagagagagagagagagagagagagagagagagagagagagagagagagagagagagagagagagagagagagagagagagagagagagagagagtaacttcAAAATGATCAGAATCATTTTATGCATTAATTATGCAGATGAAGCTACAAACATTTTCTCACCTGGTGCACATATACAGGTGCCATCAACTGGATCGCAGAATGCTCCATTTCTACATTGACAACTTTGAGCACATTTCTCTCCATACTTGTAGAAAGGACATGCTCTTGTACAAGTCTCTCCTGCCCATCCAGCCTTACACTCACAGGCTCCAGTCCATGGATGACATCTGTTGacaagttaaaaataaatagtttGCTTAAACTTAGAGGGACTTAAAATGTGATTAATTTTTATTTGGGTATAAATTTAAAAGATTAAgtataaaataagtaaattaaactTGAAGGCAAGAAAAGATGAGTGCAGGAAATCCTCTCTATAAGATCATTAACTAAATTCACTACACCTAAAACACATGGCCAGTTTTATACAGTAAACCTTTTGTGTACAattttacttttccttaatTCTTGAGTCCAGTAACTACAGTGATGATTTCTTATAGCTTGTCATGATAACAGATGAGTGCTAAATAAAAAATTCTCACCTTTCAGTATTATCCTTTTCACATGAACAAATATGTGAACAGCCTGGACCATACTGGTTTGGTGGACAAGCAGGTATGGAACACTGAGTTCCCAGCCAACCTTCTTTGCAGAAACAACGGCCACTTATGTGTGAACATGTTGCTCCATTGTAACATGAACAAGTCTCCGTACAGTTTACACCATAGGTGCCTAGTGGACATTCATCTTGAcactgaaaacaaaattattaagtGTGAGTTTCAGTTGATCTGCAATGCACATCAGaattgggtaaaaaaaaaaaaaaaaaaaaaaaaaaaaaaaaaaaaaaaaaaaaaaagggtgtattttttttatattttttttgggaattttatttttttgtttattcctcctatttatatgtaaattagtttaaataagcaattaaaaagtaatctagagttaAATGAAAGGTCTGaagtttttttatgtagaagggggaccggataaaaaaaaaaaaaaaaaaaacgaacagagTCGAGAGTGGTAGTGAGAAATTacatgataagtgtcttgacacctccctcttgaaagagttcaagtcataggaaggtggaaatacggaagcaggtaAGGAGTTCCGGCATTTATcagaaaaaagggatgaatgattgagaatactacttaactcttgcattagagaagtggacataatagggttgaggtaaagaagaaagtcatgtgcagtgaggctgtggtaggaggggaggcatgcggtTAGCAAGATAACAAGAGCAGTTGGCATaaaaaaatagcggtagaagatagcaagtgatgcaacattgcggcaatgagagagaggctgaagacagtcagttagaggagagaagttaataagatgaaaagcttttgattccaccctgtctcaAAGAGCAGTATGCATGGAACCCACCCCCaaaacatgtaaagcatactccatacatggacggataaggcccctgtacagagttagcagctgggggggtgagaaaaactggtggagatgactcagaacacccaacttcacagaagttgttttagctagatgaaatgtgaagtttccagtttagattataagtaaaggacagactgaggatgttcagtgtagaagagggggacagttgtctggaaggttgtgctgaattgatagatggaggaattgagtttttgaggcattgaacaatactatgtttgctttgccccaatcagaattttcgagggatcagaagtcaggcctTCTGTGCTTCCCTgcaagaactgtttacttcctgaagggttggatgtctacgaaaagatgtgggaaagtgctgcaggatggaatcatcagtgtaggagtggataggacaagaagtttgatttagaagatcattgatgaataataggaagagagtagatgacaggacagaaccataaggaacaccactgttaatagatttagaagaacagtggccgtctaaaacagcagcaacaggatgatcagaaaggaaacttgagatgaagttaaagaaagaaggactgaagctgtaggagggtagtttggaaatcaaagctttgtgccagactctatcaaaagcttttgatttgtcTAAgtcaacaggaaaagtttcaccaaaacccctaaaagaggatgaccaagactcagtaaagaaacccagatcaccagtacagcggtcttgatggaacccatactggcgattagatgGGAGGTTGTGAacagatagatgtttaagaatcttcctgttgaggacagattcaaaactttagagaggcaggaaataaaagcaataggacgatagtttgagagactagaatggtcatcctttttaggaacaggtttaAATTTAGGCatacttccagcaagaaggaaaggtagatgttgatggaCAGAGgtggaagagtttgacttggcaa encodes:
- the LOC135103051 gene encoding protein draper-like isoform X2; translation: MVEASCTGVHGNDVRVGQSTTTTTFTTTAAMAARMWMVWAVWAAAVVAVTWVPTVGATALRGPNVCNKQETYTSFVNVSYSKAYQVRTYTFCLSIPPKCSKYKIAYKTSFKRQSQTKTRTVNVCCSGYTRVPAEDRCMPICSQDCIHGICIKPDECRCEAGYSGPSCNITCPEGKWGVGCIHDCPCLHEGKCDPLYGNCSCHAGWIGPYCEEKCQEGYYGVDCKDRCRCQNGGTCDHVSGACRCPPGWTGPLCEKSCPEGTHGAACSSKCQCQNGGHCDPVTGKCQCPAGWTGDVCANPCPQGTWGYNCSEQCDCYNSATCDHKTGRCKCPSGYIGNKCQDECPLGTYGVNCTETCSCYNGATCSHISGRCFCKEGWLGTQCSIPACPPNQYGPGCSHICSCEKDNTERCHPWTGACECKAGWAGETCTRACPFYKYGEKCAQSCQCRNGAFCDPVDGTCICAPGYHGALCDEHCPKFKYGQKCELDCRCDNSYGCSHESGKCFCKPGWEGQQCSLTCPLGSYGENCSKTCDCLNNGSCDPVTGECTCGPGHYGEKCEKTCRQGHHGMACVNVCACVGPHVEGCDAETGRCICKPGFRGVSCQSHCPRGLYGESCLKKCDCKNNGSCNLQTGKCVCERGWHGADCNTPCRPGKYGVNCNQDCPSCVHGNGTCHPQLGTCVCKAGWHGPRCDRTCAPGTWGIGCANTCKCRNGAGCNHETGQCLCLPGWRGTDCSQPCPPGSFGYNCLQTCHCRNHASCRGSDGFCECKPGWMGFGCTQTCPEGSFGRQCFNVCNCSTENSICHPVQGCKCRYGFEGDMCDIPITSPIFKDKDPVLPRQSTSNNAGLIVGVVSIILITVVIAIIIYYRRRLVRLKRELAVVQYIADPAATERPRPSENRDSAKLRSSSTKLSQKSDQHHFDNPVYAYQSVSKSQPNLLENGNLNNGVTIKNNLSLKDDKNREWEKLGTFTFHDDACSLVGGHYDVPSTLQRQARVKALEADATNPNLNIYHSIESLKDNRLVEHVYDEIKQRPPPQKDPECEYDHLTYSRPLGEVKPHYYTMASQLHRSADQLAEEVLPNGKPAAGTSKKCHSPHSSSSSSNELNISRPEVNMDNTECQSQNASDVPKVSNLNVGASDDEYARLKVNNFDVSMDTGKHDAYAKFEEDFNKTLSSGIEDSDNSHMSVTETEVFSSEKDN